One Nerophis ophidion isolate RoL-2023_Sa linkage group LG06, RoL_Noph_v1.0, whole genome shotgun sequence genomic region harbors:
- the slc6a17 gene encoding sodium-dependent neutral amino acid transporter SLC6A17 isoform X2, producing MPNNTRVTQLEHSSEPVTESVADLLSLEHPMDYKSSQMSMGLSPGSTAPVRALLPSPDPDAEDGRPAWNNKMQYILAQVGFSVGLGNVWRFPYLCQKNGGGAYLVPYFILLLLIGIPLFFLELAVGQRIRRGSIGVWNYVYPQLGGIGVSSLMVCGFVGLYYNVIIGWSIFYFFQSFQYPLPWAECPVQINGTQAIVEPECEKSSATTYFWYRRTLNITSSIDDTGGLNWQMTLSLLIAWILVCLAVIKGIQSSGKVMYFSSLFPYVVLFCFLVRGLFLRGAVDGIAHMFTPKLEKMLEPQVWREAATQVFFALGLGFGGVIAFSSYNKRDNNCHFDAALVSIINFVTSILATLVVFAVLGFKANIMNEKCVIENAEKILMYLNTSVLSKELIPSHINFSHLTTQDYAEMYGVIKTVKEENFAQLGLDPCMLEDELNKSVQGTGLAFIAFTEAMTHFPASPFWSVMFFFMLINLGLGSMIGTMTGITTPILDAFKVRKEILCVVCCVIAFLLGLLFVQRSGNYFVTMFDDYSAGLPLTVVVILENISVAWIYGTKRFMQDLEDMLGFRPYSFYYYMWRYVSPAVLVVLIVATVIEMAISPAGYNAWVEAEGSERFHSYPPWALGMAYSLIVLAMLPLPLVFIVRHFNLVSDGSNKLSVSYRKGMMKDISNLEEQDEQRFILNKNPSEAPSPMPPHHAYLGPGGTQEMTNTNYGTSTKTGYQNIGSPESEL from the exons ATGCCAAATAACACCAGGGTGACCCAGCTGGAGCACAGCAGTGAGCCGGTCACTGAGTCTGTGGCTGACCTGCTGTCTCTGGAGCACCCCATGGACTATAAGAGCAGTCAGATGAGCATGGGCCTCAGCCCGGGCTCAACTGCCCCGGTAAGAGCACTGCTGCCTTCCCCTGACCCTGATGCAGAGGACGGACGGCCGGCATGGAACAACAAGATGCAGTACATCTTGGCGCAGGTGGGCTTTTCTGTGGGTCTGGGTAACGTCTGGAGGTTCCCCTACCTGTGCCAGAAGAATGGCGGGG GCGCTTACCTGGTGCCCTacttcatcctcctcctcctcatcggcATCCCTCTGTTCTTCCTGGAGCTGGCGGTGGGTCAGCGAATTAGGCGTGGCAGCATTGGTGTGTGGAACTATGTGTACCCCCAGCTGGGAGGCATCGGGGTTTCTAGTCTGATG GTTTGCGGCTTTGTGGGCCTCTACTACAACGTGATCATCGGATGGAGCATCTTCTACTTCTTCCAGTCTTTCCAGTACCCGCTTCCTTGGGCTGAATGTCCCGTCCAAATCAATGGAACTCAAGCCA TCGTGGAGCCAGAGTGTGAGAAAAGTTCAGCCACAACGTACTTCTGGTACCGTAGAACGCTCAACATCACCAGCAGCATCGACGACACTGGCGGACTCAACTGGCAGATGACTCTGTCCTTGCTGATCGCTTGGATCTTGGTGTGCTTGGCTGTCATCAAGGGCATCCAGTCCTCTGGGAAG GTGATGTACTTCAGCTCACTCTTCCCTTACGTGGTGCTCTTCTGTTTCCTGGTGAGAGGCTTGTTCTTGAGAGGAGCAGTGGATGGCATCGCCCACATGTTCACCCCAAAG CTGGAAAAGATGTTGGAGCCACAGGTGTGGAGAGAGGCAGCCACCCAGGTGTTCTTTGCGCTGGGTCTGGGCTTCGGAGGAGTCATTGCCTTCTCCAGTTACAACAAGCGAGACAACAACTGCCACTTTGACGCCGCCCTGGTCTCCATCATCAACTTTGTTACGTCCATCTTGGCCACTCTAGTTGTTTTTGCTGTCCTGGGCTTCAAGGCAAACATCATGAACGAGAAGTGTGTTATAGA GAATGCCGAGAAGATACTAATGTATCTGAATACCAGCGTGCTGAGCAAAGAGCTCATTCCTTCTCACATCAACTTCTCCCACCTGACCACACAAGACTATGCAGAAATGTACGGAGTCATTAAGACAGTGAAGGAGGAAAACTTTGCCCAGCTAGGCCTGGACCCTTGTATGCTGGAGGATGAACTCAACAAG TCGGTTCAGGGCACTGGCTTGGCGTTCATCGCCTTCACAGAAGCCATGACGCACTTCCCTGCCAGCCCTTTCTGGTCTGTCATGTTCTTCTTCATGCTGATTAACTTGGGCCTGGGAAGCATGATCGGAACCATGACGGGCATCACCACGCCCATACTCGATGCCTTCAAGGTCCGCAAAGAGATCCTGTGCG TGGTTTGCTGTGTCATTGCCTTCCTATTGGGTCTGCTGTTTGTGCAGCGTTCAGGGAACTACTTTGTCACCATGTTTGACGACTACTCGGCTGGATTGCCGCTCACCGTGGTGGTCATCCTAGAGAACATCTCTGTGGCCTGGATATACGGCACTAAACG GTTCATGCAGGACCTGGAGGACATGCTTGGTTTCAGGCCGTACTCTTTCTATTACTACATGTGGAGGTACGTGTCACCAGCTGTGCTGGTGGTACTGATTGTGGCGACCGTCATCGAGATGGCCATCAGCCCCGCGGGATACAACGCTTGGGTTGAAGCCGAG GGCTCAGAGCGTTTCCACAGCTACCCACCCTGGGCTTTAGGCATGGCCTATTCCCTCATCGTGCTGGCCATGCTGCCCTTACCTCTGGTTTTCATCGTCCGCCACTTCAACCTCGTGTCGGACGGCTCCAACAAGCTGTCAGTCTCTTACCGTAAAGGCATGATGAAGGATATCTCCAACCTGGAGGAACAGGACGAGCAGCGCTTCATCCTCAACAAGAACCCCAGCGAGGCTCCTTCTCCCATGCCCCCTCACCATGCCTACCTGGGGCCCGGGGGTACCCAGGAGATGACCAACACCAACTATGGCACCAGCACCAAGACAGGCTACCAGAACATCGGCTCGCCCGAGTCCGAGCTATGA